Below is a window of Planococcus rifietoensis DNA.
AAGCGCATTCAATCTAATGAAAAACCAACTTTGTCGCCACTGTCCGGACAAGGCTGTCGTTGCCGCAAATTTGTCGTGCACAGGGACGAACCAAGAGCGAAATCCTGCTGCGACGCGAATCTGATGCGCCAAACTGTGTGATGCACAGGGACACAACCGAAAAACAATCGCCAAGCCCTATTACCCGCGCAAATTGTGTCGCGCACAGGGACAAACTACCATCAAAACCCCGACACGACGCGGTTTTCACGTCCCGAATTGTGCCGTGCACAGGGACATGTCGCCGCACTCGCGACAACACTGTCGTTTTTGATCCCACCTTCAAACGGCGCCCTGCTATGCAATTTGCGCAGAAACTGTCATAATGAGGGGTGAATTCGCTTACATCTCAACCACCCTAAGGAGGAATTATTCATGGTAGAAAAATCATTCACAATCACAGATCCAGCAGGTATGCATGCACGTCCAGCTTCAGCACTCGTAGGTTCGTTATCAAAATTCCAATCGGACATCACGATGGAATTCAAGGACAAAAAAGTTAACTTGAAATCAATCCTTGGCGTTATGTCACTTGGCGTTCCTTCTGGCTCAACAGTCCAGATCGCCGCAGACGGTGCAGACGAAGCGGAAGCGATGGAAACAATCGAGCGCGTACTCCAAGAACAAGGAATCTCGAACGAATGAACCGCATCTCCGGAATCGCAGCCTCTAACGGCATCGCCATCGCCAAGGCCTTCCGCCTGGAAAATCCGGAACTGACAATCGACAAGAAAAACGTAGCGGATACACAGGCGGAAATCCAGCGCTTCGGTCAAGCAGTAAATGAATCGATCGCTGAACTCGAAGTCATCAAAAAGCGCACCGCTGAAGAAATCAGCGACAAGGAAGCGGCCATTTTCGGCGCTCACTTGCTTGTCTTGGAAGACCCGGAATTGATCGGGCCGATCACCGACAAGATCAACAACGATAGCGTCAATGCAGAGTTCGCGCTTCACGAAACCTCGACGATGTTCGTCGACATGTTCGAAGCGATGGACAATGAATACATGAAAGAACGCGCCGCCGATGTGCGCGATGTCACGAAACGCGTGCTCGCCCATCTGTTAGGCGTGAAGATCCAAAACCCGAGCATGATCACCGATGAAGTCGTCGTCATCGCAGAAGACTTGAC
It encodes the following:
- a CDS encoding phosphocarrier protein HPr, yielding MVEKSFTITDPAGMHARPASALVGSLSKFQSDITMEFKDKKVNLKSILGVMSLGVPSGSTVQIAADGADEAEAMETIERVLQEQGISNE